The DNA segment CTTCTTGTGACAAAACAAGAGAGCCTTATAGACGTGACTGCAACTACACTTGGCGGTGGTTACTCTGCACAGGCTGAGGCTTTAAGACACGGAATTTCACGTGCTTTAGCCGCAATGGATGCTGATTTTAGAGCAGCTCTTAAACCAAAAGGACTTCTTACTCGTGACTCAAGAACAGTTGAGCGTAAGAAATTTGGTCGCAGAAAAGCTAGACGTAGCC comes from the Campylobacter mucosalis genome and includes:
- the rpsI gene encoding 30S ribosomal protein S9 translates to MAKVYATGKRKTAIAKVWIKAGSGKILVNGMDLNTWLGGHEAIKLKVIQPLLVTKQESLIDVTATTLGGGYSAQAEALRHGISRALAAMDADFRAALKPKGLLTRDSRTVERKKFGRRKARRSPQFSKR